The Malus domestica chromosome 10, GDT2T_hap1 genome contains a region encoding:
- the LOC103429730 gene encoding uncharacterized protein isoform X44: protein MSKPSLRLQFTKLLVFYHVLLWQLGHWPQSKLHCRADVARLPEDEVSALRDFMSNTELRPEQIIEVTYCSDVVRTYGFVIECNCTNESGCRITGIRMSYLGLTGTIHEKVGDLTSLTYLILSNNTLHGGIPDTIGNLKNLQVLDLSRNQLNGSIPASLGRLVSLEYLYLQYNLLSQGIPPSFGSLTKLTELNLQFNMISDSIPEDFGNLSSLTIMELSENQLSGPLPQSLGNLTTLTTFYVSANNLSGKFPETYGNLTSLKKFSIAGNYISGPLPVETIAKWTNITHLVLVGNNFEGNLTEKIFRLPKLQYLLITDLANNSFPLPPKINNSANFISLTLRNCSINGTIPKYIGENMTSLRYLDLSFNKLTGGLPQNMSSKMIYMSFSRNMLNGTIAPSILGDSQTRIDLSFNYFSAEGSPVQSNQQLNLFACCRNSSTTEPQMMDPFEMKNRYCPENEPEYHSLFINCGGEETIVDGHQYDQDNDTSLFYTSPKKSWAYSLSGDFGVPESNTSNYIKSMTRGVHEAPLYEKARFSPISLEYYVFCLRKGNYIVTLYFKEIVDSKDEDYSSLRKRVFDVYIQDVRRLDYFKIREEEGTTEGPITKKISAVVVNDSGLLNIHLYWPGKGSYQYHPSFNGPLISAISVTPEFDPDKSKGQFVALITLASIVAALPLSLAFAWRMGWLPSEGFPKIETSQEKIVDEYQDSEELPSQEENGDEQRNTKDQGTRKNTEKYQGQEEIGDEHQDNEELPSQEEIGDEHQDNEELPSQEEIGDEHQDNEELPSQEEIGDEHQDNEELPSQEEIGDEPRNTKGQEEVGDEQRNTKDQGRRKNTKTKRKKKEKLGDEHPNIVKKLGMFGLSYGFPLGMSSEELPSQEEIGDKHQDSEEFPSKEEIGDEHQDSEELPSQEEIGDEQRNTKGQQEINDEQRNTKDQGRRKNTETKRKKKEKIGDDHPDTVKKLGMLGLSYGFPSGQEEIGEEHQDSEELPNQEEIGDEHQDREELPSQEEIGDEQRNTKGQEEIGDEQRNTKDQGRRKNTETKRKKKEKIGDERPNTIKKLGMFGLSYGLPLDMSSEELPSKEEIGDEHQDSEELPSQEEIGDEQRNTKDQGRRKNTETKRKKKEKIGDERPNTVKKLGMFGLSYGLPLDMSSEELPSQEEIGDEQRKTKDQGRWKNTETKRKKKEKIGDEHPDTVKKLGMLGLSYGFPLGMSSEELPSEEEIGDEQQDSEELPSQEEIGDEQRNRKGQEEIGEEQRNTKDQGRQKNTETKRKKKEKIGDEHPDTVKKLGMFGLSYGFPLGMSNEELPSQEEIGDEHQDSEELPSQQEIGDEQRNKKGQEEIGDEQRNTKDQGRWKNTETKTKKKEKIGDEHPDTVKKLGMLGLSYGFPLGMSSEELPSEEEIGDEHQDSEELPSQEEIGDEQRNRKGQEEIGDEQRNTKDQGRRKNTETKRKKKEKIGDEHPDTVKKLGMFGLSYGFPLGMSSEELPSQEEIGDEHQDSEKLPSQEEIGDEQRNMKGQEEIGDEQRNTKDQGRRKNTETKMKKKEKIGDEHPDIVKKLGMLGSSYGFPLGMSSEELPSQEEISDEHQDNEELPSQEEIGDEHQDSEELRSQEEISDEQRNTKGQEEIGDEQINTKDQGRRTNTKTRRKKNEKIGDEHLDAVKELINATENFSDKKKLGHSETFFMAQLPSHTVAVKKLDSAHFKGKIDKLKEEIGIIESLQHNNILKLLHAYIGKDLQFLVYEYMENKSLEDILFGSSTSGTIKLDWNTRVNICLGIAQGLQYLHERVQIVHTNIKSANILLNEKLEAKISDFGFANLYSEEDKVMAIGRETKKGYTAPEYLQTDDLDSKLDVFSFGVVVLEIVSGERNVRNQSKKETEVLLDRAYKANRNGNLKSLVDKNLSTFDEREALIILKLALECTTMGASVRPEMSGVVSVLLGEKSIDEVCSPAKPTGDINVVGSLEELAGISDMAAKPTGDINVVGSLEESAGISDMAESLSPLWGS from the exons ATGAGTAAGCCTTCTCTAAGACTGCAGTTTACTAAGCTTCTTGTTTTTTACCATGTTCTACTTTGGCAACTTGGACACTGGCCTCAATCCAAACTCCACTGCAGAGCCGACGTGGCTCGACTGCCGGAAGATGAAG TGTCTGCTCTCCGTGACTTTATGAGCAACACAGAGTTAAGGCCAGAGCAAATCATTGAGGTGACGTATTGCAGTGATGTAGTCCGGACTTACGGTTTTGTCATCGAATGTAATTGCACTAATGAGAGTGGATGCCGGATCACTGGAAT TAGAATGAGCTACTTAGGTTTAACTGGAACTATTCATGAAAAAGTGGGTGATCTTACAAGCCTAACCTACCT CATTCTATCCAACAACACACTTCATGGCGGAATACCAGACACCATTGGGAATTTGAAGAATCTCCAAGTCCT GGATCTATCGCGAAATCAACTCAATGGTTCAATACCAGCAAGCTTAGGGCGCTTGGTTTCTCTTGAATATCT ATATCTGCAATACAACTTGCTTAGCCAAGGTATACCACCAAGTTTTGGTTCACTGACGAAACTTACTGAATT GAATCTGCAGTTTAATATGATATCAGACTCAATTCCTGAGGATTTTGGAAATCTTTCGAGTCTTACAATTAT GGAACTGTCTGAGAATCAGCTGTCTGGTCCTCTTCCACAAAGCCTCGGAAACTTGACAACTCTCACAACCTT CTATGTGTCAGCCAATAATTTGAGTGGGAAATTTCCAGAAACTTATGGAAACCTCACAAGCCTGAAAAAGTT TTCGATAGCCGGGAATTACATTTCTGGTCCCTTACCAGTTGAAACCATAGCCAAGTGGACTAATATCACTCACCT GGTGCTCGTGGGAAACAATTTCGAAGGAAACTTGACTGAAAAAATATTCCGCTTGCCAAAGCTTCAGTATCT GTTGATAACTGACCTggcaaataatagtttcccaTTACCACCAAAAATCAACAACAGTGCCAATTTCATTTCTCT AACACTGAGGAACTGCTCAATCAACGGCACAATCCCCAAATACATTGGTGAAAATATGACATCCCTAAGATACCT AGACTTGAGCTTCAATAAGTTAACTGGTGGCCTCCCTCAGAATATGAGTTCAAAAATGATTTACat GTCTTTTTCTAGAAATATGCTTAACGGGACAATCGCACCTTCGATACTTGGGGACTCCCAAACTAGGAT AGATCTTTCGTTCAACTATTTTTCAGCAGAAGGCTCTCCAGTACAAAGCAACCAACAACT GAACTTGTTTGCATGCTGCCGCAACTCCTCAACCACTGAGCCACAAat GATGGATCCATTTGAAATGAAGAACAGATACTGTCCTGAAAACGAACCGGAGT ACCATTCCTTGTTTATTAATTGTGGTGGTGAAGAAACAATCGTAGATGGGCATCAATATGATCAAGATAATGACACATCCCTCTTTTACACAAGTCCAAAGAAAAGCTGGGCTTACAGCCTTTCCGGAGACTTTGGTGTACCAGAAAGTAATACTAGTAATTATATCAAGAGCATGACACGTGGAGTTCATGAGGCACCGTTGTATGAAAAAGCTCGGTTTTCCCCGATATCTCTCGAGTATTATGTTTTTTGTCTACGCAAAGGCAATTATATTGTGACGCTTTATTTCAAGGAAATTGTAGACAGTAAGGATGAAGATTATAGTAGTTTAAGAAAACGCGTATTTGATGTATATATTCAG GATGTGAGGAGACTAGATTATTTCAAGATTAGGGAGGAGGAGGGAACTACAGAAGGACCAATAACTAAAAAGATTTCAGCTGTGGTTGTAAATGATAGCGGTCTATTGAACATCCACTTGTACTGGCCTGGAAAGGGATCGTATCAATACCATCCTAGTTTTAATGGACCTCTAATATCAGCTATTTCTGTGACTCCTG AGTTCGATCCCGATAAAAGCAAAGGTCAATTTGTTGCATTGATTACGCTTGCTTCAATTGTTGCTGCTCTGCCGCTTTCATTGGCTTTTGCTTGGAGGATGGGCTGGCTGCCAAGCGAAGGGTTCCCCA AAATCGAAACAAGTCAAGAAAAAATAGTTGATGAGTATCAAGACAGCGAAGAGCTCCCCA GTCAAGAAGAAAATGGTGATGAGCAGAGAAACACGAAAGATCAAGGCACGCGgaagaacacagaaaaatatcAAG GTCAAGAAGAAATAGGAGATGAGCATCAAGACAACGAAGAGCTCCCCA GTCAAGAAGAAATAGGAGATGAGCATCAAGACAACGAAGAGCTCCCCA GTCAAGAAGAAATAGGAGATGAGCATCAAGACAACGAAGAGCTCCCCA GTCAAGAAGAAATAGGTGATGAGCATCAAGACAACGAAGAGCTCCCCA GTCAAGAAGAAATAGGTGATGAGCCGAGAAACACGAAAGGTCAAGAAGAAGTAGGAGATGAACAGAGAAACACGAAAGATCAAGGCAGGCGGaagaacacaaaaacaaagaggaagaaaaaggaaaaactaGGTGATGAGCATCCAAACATCGTCAAAAAATTGGGTATGTTCGGATTGAGCTATGGATTTCCGTTGGGAATGTCAAGCGAAGAGCTCCCCA GTCAAGAAGAAATAGGTGATAAGCATCAGGACAGCGAAGAGTTCCCCA GTAAAGAAGAAATAGGTGATGAGCATCAAGACAGCGAAGAGCTCCCCA GTCAAGAAGAAATAGGTGATGAGCAGAGAAACACGAAAGGTCAACAAGAAATAAATGACGAGCAGAGAAACACGAAAGATCAAGGCAGGCGGAAGAACACAGaaacaaagaggaagaaaaaggaaaaaataggTGATGATCATCCAGACACCGTAAAAAAATTGGGTATGTTGGGATTGAGCTATGGATTTCCGTCGG GTCAAGAAGAAATAGGTGAGGAGCATCAAGACAGCGAAGAGCTCCCCA aTCAAGAAGAAATAGGTGATGAGCATCAAGACAGGGAAGAGCTCCCCA GCCAAGAAGAAATAGGTGATGAGCAGAGAAACACGAAAGGTCAAGAAGAAATAGGTGATGAGCAGAGAAACACGAAAGATCAAGGCAGGCGGAAGAACACAGaaacaaagaggaagaaaaaggaaaaaataggTGATGAGCGTCCAAACACCATCAAAAAATTGGGTATGTTCGGATTGAGCTATGGATTACCGTTGGATATGTCAAGCGAAGAGCTCCCCA GTAAAGAAGAAATAGGTGATGAGCATCAAGACAGCGAAGAACTCCCCA GCCAAGAAGAAATAGGTGATGAGCAGAGAAACACGAAAGATCAAGGCAGGCGGAAGAACACAGaaacaaagaggaagaaaaaggaaaaaataggTGATGAGCGTCCAAACACCGTCAAAAAATTGGGTATGTTCGGATTGAGCTATGGATTACCGTTGGATATGTCAAGCGAAGAGCTCCCCA gCCAAGAAGAAATAGGTGATGAGCAGAGAAAAACGAAAGATCAAGGCAGGTGGAAGAACACAGaaacaaagaggaagaaaaaggaaaaaataggTGATGAGCATCCCGACACCGTCAAAAAATTGGGTATGTTGGGATTGAGCTATGGATTTCCGTTGGGTATGTCAAGCGAAGAGCTCCCCA GTGAAGAAGAAATAGGTGatgaacaacaagatagcgaagAGCTCCCCA gtCAAGAAGAAATAGGTGATGAGCAGAGAAACAGGAAAGGTCAAGAAGAAATAGGTGAGGAGCAGAGAAACACGAAAGATCAAGGCAGGCAGAAGAACACagaaacaaaaaggaagaaaaaggaaaaaataggTGATGAGCATCCAGACACTGTAAAAAAATTGGGTATGTTCGGATTGAGCTATGGATTTCCGTTGGGTATGTCAAACGAAGAGCTCCCCA GTCAAGAAGAAATAGGTGATGAGCATCAAGACAGCGAAGAACTCCCCA GTCAACAAGAAATAGGTGATGAGCAGAGAAACAAGAAAGGTCAAGAAGAAATTGGTGATGAGCAGAGAAACACGAAAGATCAAGGCAGGTGGAAGAACACAGAAACAAAGacgaagaaaaaggaaaaaataggTGATGAGCATCCAGACACCGTCAAAAAATTGGGTATGTTGGGATTGAGCTATGGATTTCCGTTGGGTATGTCAAGCGAAGAGCTCCCCA GTGAAGAAGAAATAGGTGATGAGCATCAAGATAGCGAAGAGCTCCCCA gtCAAGAAGAAATAGGTGATGAGCAGAGAAACAGGAAAGGTCAAGAAGAAATAGGTGATGAGCAGAGAAACACGAAAGATCAAGGCAGGCGGAAGAACACTGaaacaaagaggaagaaaaaggaaaaaataggTGATGAGCATCCAGACACTGTAAAAAAATTGGGTATGTTCGGATTGAGCTATGGATTTCCGTTGGGTATGTCAAGCGAAGAGCTCCCCA GTCAAGAAGAAATAGGTGATGAGCATCAAGACAGCGAAAAGCTCCCTA GTCAAGAAGAAATAGGTGATGAGCAAAGAAACATGAAAGGTCAAGAAGAAATAGGGGATGAGCAGAGAAACACGAAAGATCAAGGTAGGCGGAAGAACACAGAaacaaagatgaagaaaaaggaaaaaataggTGATGAGCATCCAGACATTGTTAAAAAATTGGGTATGTTGGGATCGAGCTATGGATTTCCGTTGGGTATGTCAAGCGAAGAGCTCCCCA gTCAAGAAGAAATAAGTGATGAGCATCAAGACAACGAAGAGCTCCCCA GTCAAGAAGAAATAGGTGATGAGCATCAAGACAGCGAAGAGCTCCGCA GTCAAGAAGAAATAAGTGATGAGCAGAGAAACACGAAAGGTCAAGAAGAAATTGGTGATGAGCAGATAAACACGAAAGATCAAGGCAGGCGGACGAACAcaaaaacaaggaggaagaaaaatgaaaaaataggTGATGAGCATCTAGACGCCGTCAAAGAATTAATAAATGCTACCGAAAATTTTAGcgacaaaaaaaaacttggtcATTCTGAGACATTTTTTATG GCACAACTGCCAAGTCATACTGTGGCCGTGAAGAAACTAGATTCCGCTCATTTTAAGGGAAAAATCGATAAACTGAAAGAGGAAATTGGCATCATAGAGTCATTGCAACACAACAATATCCTTAAACTGTTGCATGCTTATATTGGAAAAGACCTCCAATTTCTTGTTTACGAATACATGGAAAATAAATCCCTTGAAGACATCTTATTTG GCTCGAGTACTTCTGGCACAATCAAGCTTGATTGGAATACAAGGGTTAACATTTGCTTGGGAATAGCACAGGGTTTGCAATATCTACATGAGAGAGTACAGATTGTTCATACGAATATAAAATCTGCTAATATTCTTCTTAATGAAAAACTTGAGGCTAAGATATCGGACTTTGGATTTGCAAATCTTTATTCTGAAGAAGATAAAGTTATGGCCATCGGAAGAGAAACAAAGAA AGGCTACACGGCGCCAGAGTATTTGCAAACGGATGATTTAGATAGCAAACTGGATGTTTTCAGCTTTGGGGTGGTCGTACTTGAAATTGTTAGTGGGGAGAGAAACGTACGTaaccaatcaaagaaggaaactGAGGTTCTTTTAGACAGG GCTTATAAAGCAAATAGAAACGGAAATTTGAAGAGCTTGGTTGATAAGAATTTGTCTACATTTGATGAAAGAGAAGCCCTTATCATCTTGAAATTAGCATTGGAGTGCACCACGATGGGTGCTAGTGTCAGACCTGAAATGTCTGGAGTTGTTAGTGTTCTTCTTGGCGAAAAAAGCATTGACGAGGTTTGTTCACCTGCCAAGCCCACTGGCGACATCAATGTTGTTGGTTCCCTCGAAGAGTTGGCAGGCATTTCTGATATGGCTGCCAAGCCCACTGGCGACATCAATGTTGTTGGTTCCCTCGAAGAGTCGGCAGGCATTTCTGATATGGCAGAGTCTCTTTCCCCACTTTGGGGAAGTTGA